The Benincasa hispida cultivar B227 chromosome 9, ASM972705v1, whole genome shotgun sequence genome has a segment encoding these proteins:
- the LOC120086801 gene encoding aspartate--tRNA ligase 2, cytoplasmic: MSASSETPIGEPPSAGDESSKAVSKKAAKKEAAKQEKLRRRQEAAAESGISSLNVEDDLLASNYGDVPLSDLQSKEAKDIENWTQVGALTAELKDKYVILRGRIQTIRAVGKKMSFLVVREKGFTVQCVVSEQPELVSRQMVKYVDGLSRESIVDVEGVVSLPNVAIKGATQQVEIQVRKVYCISKAMPTLPINLEDAARSEAEIEKALQAGEQLVRVNQDTRLNYRVLDTRTSANQGIFRIQSYVGKIFRQFLYAEDFVEIHTPKLIGGSSEGGASVFKLDYKGQPACLAQSPQLHKQMAICGDFGRVFEIGPVFRAEDSYTHRHLCEFTGLDVEMEIKSHYSEVMNIVDRLFVSMFDSLNQNCKKELEAIDRQYPFEPLKYLRNTLRLTFEEGIQMLKDAGTEIDPLGDLNTEAERKLGQLVLEKYGTEFYILHRYPLAVRPFYTMPCYDNPTYSNSFDVFIRGEEIISGAQRVHVPEFLAERAQACGIDVKTIATYIDSFRYGAPPHGGFGVGLERVVMLFCGLNNIRKTSLFPRDPQRIAP, encoded by the exons ATGTCCGCTTCATCCGAAACGCCGATTGGCGAGCCGCCGTCCGCTGGTGACGAATCTTCCAAAGCCGTCAGCAAGAAAGCCGCCAAGAAGGAGGCTGCCAAGCAGGAAAAGCTCCGCCGTCGCCAGGAAGCAGCTGCCGAATCTGGTATTTCGTCTCTCAATGTCGAGGACGACCTACTTGCCTCTAACTATGGTGATGTACCACTCTCCGATCTCCAATCCAAGGAGGCTAAGGATATTGAAAACTGGACTCAGGTCGGCGCTTTGACGGCGGAGCTTAAAGACAAGTATGTGATTCTGCGGGGTCGTATTCAGACGATTCGTGCTGTTGGCAAGAAGATGTCGTTTTTGGTGGTGAGAGAAAAGGGATTCACCGTGCAATGCGTCGTGTCGGAGCAGCCGGAGCTCGTTAGTCGCCAGATGGTGAAGTATGTCGATGGATTGAGCCGTGAGTCGATCGTCGATGTTGAAGGAGTCGTGTCCTTGCCCAATGTTGCCATCAAAGGTGCTACGCAACAGGTGGAAATTCAAGTGAGGAAAGTATATTGCATCAGTAAGGCAATGCCGACTCTGCCTATAAATCTTGAAGATGCTGCCCGTAGTGAAGCTGAAATTGAGAAAGCGTTGCAG GCTGGTGAGCAACTAGTACGCGTTAATCAGGATACGCGTTTGAACTACAGAGTCCTCGATACGCGAACTTCAGCTAATCAAGGAATTTTTCGCATTCAAAGCTATGTTGGAAAG ATATTTAGACAATTCCTTTATGCTGAGGACTTTGTTGAAATCCACACTCCGAAATTGATTGGAGGTTCTAGTGAAGGTGGTGCTTCTGTTTTTAAGTTGGATTACAAAGGCCAACCTGCTTGCCTGGCTCAATCACCTCAGTTACATAAGCAAATGGCCATCTGTGGTGACTTTGGGCGCGTATTTGAGATTGGTCCTGTTTTTAGAGCAGAGGACTCATACACACACAGACATTTATGTGAATTTACAGGACTTGATGTTGAAATGGAGATCAAGTCTCATTATTCTGAG GTCATGAACATTGTGGACCGATTATTCGTCTCGATGTTTGACAGTTTGAATCAAAACTGTAAGAAGGAGCTTGAAGCAATCGATAGACAGTATCCCTTTGAACCTTTGAAG TATTTGCGAAACACTCTTCGACTTACATTTGAGGAAGGAATTCAGATGTTGAAG GATGCTGGCACTGAAATTGATCCTCTTGGGGATCTTAATACAGAGGCTGAGAGGAAATTGGGGCAACTCGTCTTAGAGAA ATATGGCACAGAGTTCTACATTCTTCACCGCTATCCTTTGGCTGTTAGGCCATTCTACACTATGCCTTGCTATGATAACCCGACGTACAGTAACTCATTTGATGTCTTTATTCGAG GGGAAGAAATCATTTCTGGGGCTCAGCGTGTCCACGTGCCAGAATTTCTAGCTGAACGTGCTCAAGCATGTGGCATTGATGTAAAAACGATAGCAACATATATTGATTCGTTCAG ATACGGCGCCCCTCCACATGGTGGATTTGGAGTAGGTTTGGAGCGTGTGGTGATGCTTTTTTGTGGTTTGAATAACATTCGCAAAACATCTTTGTTCCCCCGTGATCCACAGAGGATTGCTCCTTAG